The Streptomyces pactum genome contains a region encoding:
- a CDS encoding FxLD family lanthipeptide, whose product MTRSTVVPSRTEVRPQIPGASDGFDLDVSLVEIADPAGLVNLTDDNCGSTCGACTTNVA is encoded by the coding sequence ATGACGCGCAGCACCGTAGTTCCCAGCCGCACCGAAGTACGCCCGCAGATCCCTGGGGCATCGGACGGCTTCGACCTGGACGTATCCCTCGTCGAGATCGCCGACCCGGCGGGCCTGGTCAACCTGACCGACGACAACTGCGGGTCCACCTGCGGCGCCTGCACCACCAACGTCGCCTGA
- a CDS encoding ATP-binding protein, whose amino-acid sequence MTSLRTPVEALSVGHPTYSQTFPCEPSTAEIGRDLVRAVLGVWHIDGLADRAALIVTELIANAARHTPCPEIRLTVGRPSATRVRVGVVDREPTRLPILGQAGDDDESGRGLLLVDAVADRWGYDLHGSGRRPWGKEVWAELRTGGGE is encoded by the coding sequence ATGACGAGTCTAAGAACACCAGTTGAGGCCCTCTCCGTCGGCCACCCCACGTACAGCCAGACCTTCCCGTGCGAGCCGTCCACGGCCGAGATCGGCCGCGACCTCGTCCGAGCCGTCCTCGGTGTGTGGCACATCGATGGCCTCGCCGACCGTGCCGCGCTGATCGTCACGGAGCTGATCGCGAACGCCGCCCGGCACACTCCGTGTCCCGAGATCCGCCTCACGGTCGGGCGGCCGAGCGCGACACGAGTGCGTGTTGGGGTCGTGGACCGGGAACCGACGCGTCTGCCCATACTCGGCCAGGCGGGTGACGACGACGAGTCGGGGCGTGGGCTGCTTCTCGTCGATGCTGTCGCCGACCGCTGGGGCTACGACCTGCATGGCTCGGGCAGACGCCCCTGGGGCAAAGAGGTCTGGGCGGAACTCCGCACCGGGGGTGGCGAGTGA
- a CDS encoding Tat pathway signal sequence domain protein yields the protein MDTTRNTVLEAWMTEHGYSSNSLAEAVNSAIERLTGRPGGLDGSSVRAWKAGRVTWPKSAARKALEDVTGLPAVALGFVPRSRPSSTPAPPQQEDPDMKRRTLVGSIAAAAAAAAAPGTTSPRRIGMSDVNRLNKRFAEIIASDHRHGGQLGIEQRAAALADEALNLQNAGSATQRVRSNLYASAAAFRSSAMWAAIDGRRYDIAKAHMREAQALAEMSGDQAIKFRIWSHAGTMYRHMGRPADAFAANDVARNLHLTRRDPLFASLGLARQGAIHGTAQDRTGTRRAFEQAQDAMLRADPADYRPVWMLAFYDQAELDSLALSAHLALGDYSTAEYHAHRCLSALRPHMIRSRAITTTRLAHAQLAQGAPDAATATAMKVPAEAATQHARVTRMLQEFGAALRATAPGTSTVQTWTEHTATWRMAA from the coding sequence ATGGACACCACCCGCAACACCGTTCTTGAGGCGTGGATGACCGAACACGGCTACAGCTCCAACAGCCTCGCCGAGGCCGTGAACAGCGCCATTGAACGGTTGACCGGGCGCCCTGGAGGACTCGACGGCTCATCGGTCCGGGCATGGAAAGCGGGCCGGGTCACGTGGCCAAAGTCAGCCGCCCGCAAGGCACTTGAGGACGTCACCGGACTACCCGCCGTCGCTTTAGGGTTCGTGCCACGGAGCCGGCCTTCGTCCACCCCGGCCCCACCGCAGCAGGAGGACCCCGACATGAAGCGCCGCACCCTCGTCGGCAGCATCGCGGCGGCTGCCGCAGCAGCAGCCGCACCCGGCACCACATCGCCGCGCCGTATCGGCATGAGCGACGTCAACCGCCTCAACAAGCGCTTCGCCGAGATCATCGCCAGCGACCACCGCCACGGTGGACAACTCGGCATCGAACAGCGGGCCGCCGCCCTCGCCGACGAGGCACTCAACCTCCAGAACGCCGGCAGCGCCACCCAGCGGGTGCGCAGCAACCTCTACGCCTCCGCAGCCGCCTTCCGCTCCTCCGCGATGTGGGCCGCCATCGACGGCCGCCGCTACGACATCGCCAAGGCACACATGCGCGAGGCCCAGGCCCTCGCCGAGATGTCCGGCGACCAGGCGATCAAGTTCCGCATCTGGAGTCACGCGGGCACCATGTACCGCCACATGGGCCGTCCGGCCGACGCGTTCGCCGCCAACGACGTCGCCCGCAACCTGCACCTCACACGCCGCGACCCTCTGTTCGCCTCCCTCGGTCTGGCGCGCCAGGGCGCAATCCACGGCACGGCACAGGACCGCACCGGCACCCGCCGGGCCTTCGAGCAGGCCCAGGACGCCATGCTGCGAGCCGACCCCGCCGACTACCGGCCGGTGTGGATGCTCGCCTTCTACGACCAGGCCGAGCTGGACTCCCTAGCCCTCTCCGCACACTTGGCGCTCGGCGACTACTCGACCGCCGAGTACCACGCCCACCGCTGCCTGTCCGCCCTCCGCCCCCACATGATCCGCTCCCGCGCAATCACCACCACCCGGCTCGCACACGCTCAGCTCGCCCAGGGCGCCCCCGACGCCGCCACGGCCACCGCGATGAAGGTCCCCGCCGAAGCCGCCACCCAGCACGCCCGGGTCACTCGCATGCTGCAGGAGTTCGGGGCCGCACTGCGCGCCACCGCGCCGGGCACCTCCACCGTGCAGACCTGGACCGAGCACACCGCCACCTGGAGGATGGCCGCATGA